The following proteins are encoded in a genomic region of Corythoichthys intestinalis isolate RoL2023-P3 chromosome 5, ASM3026506v1, whole genome shotgun sequence:
- the kcnj11 gene encoding ATP-sensitive inward rectifier potassium channel 11, with protein MLSRKGLQLPEDYLLTRLAEDVQQPKSKAKARKARFVAKNGACNVAHTNIREQGRFLQDVFTTLVDLKWLHTLIIFTMSFLCSWLLFAMMWWLLAFAHGDLDPRERSDWTPCVTEIRSFASAFLFSIEVQVTIGFGARMVTEECWSAILVLIAQNIAGLLINAIMLGCIFMKTAQAHRRAETLIFSKHAVVSVRNNRLCFMVRIGDLRKSMILCATVRMQVVRRSATDEGELLPLDQIDVHIDNPVGTNAVFLVSPIIVCHVIDKDSPLYGVSAEDLQRDEVEVVVILEGVVETTGITTQARTSYVSEEILWGHRFVPTVSEEDGVYAVDYSKFGNTQRVPTPTCSAKKLDQAGGIARLKLSEGVTLRPSLRRRRGASVLRRSRLDSC; from the coding sequence ATGTTGTCTCGAAAGGGCCTCCAGCTTCCGGAGGACTACCTGCTGACGCGCCTGGCCGAGGACGTCCAGCAGCCCAAGTCGAAGGCCAAAGCGCGCAAGGCTCGCTTCGTGGCCAAGAACGGCGCGTGTAACGTGGCGCACACCAACATCCGCGAGCAGGGCCGCTTCCTGCAGGACGTCTTCACCACGCTGGTGGATCTCAAGTGGCTTCACACGCTCATCATCTTCACCATGTCCTTCCTGTGCAGCTGGCTCCTCTTCGCCATGATGTGGTGGCTGCTGGCCTTCGCGCACGGGGACCTGGACCCGCGCGAGCGCTCCGATTGGACGCCGTGCGTCACGGAAATCCGCTCCTTCGCCTCGGCTTTCCTCTTCTCCATCGAGGTGCAGGTGACCATCGGCTTCGGCGCCCGCATGGTGACGGAGGAGTGCTGGTCCGCCATCCTGGTGCTGATCGCGCAGAACATCGCCGGCCTCCTCATTAACGCCATCATGCTGGGCTGCATCTTCATGAAGACGGCGCAGGCGCACCGGCGCGCCGAGACGCTCATCTTCAGCAAGCACGCCGTGGTCTCGGTGCGCAACAACCGCTTGTGCTTCATGGTGCGCATCGGCGACCTGCGCAAGAGCATGATCCTCTGCGCCACCGTGCGCATGCAGGTGGTCCGCCGCAGCGCCACCGACGAAGGCGAGCTGCTGCCCTTGGACCAGATCGACGTCCACATCGATAACCCGGTGGGCACCAACGCCGTCTTCCTGGTCTCGCCCATCATCGTCTGCCACGTCATCGACAAGGACAGCCCACTCTACGGCGTGTCCGCCGAGGACCTGCAGCGCGACGAGGTGGAGGTGGTGGTGATTCTGGAAGGCGTGGTGGAGACCACAGGTATCACCACGCAGGCCAGGACCTCCTACGTGTCCGAGGAGATCCTGTGGGGGCACCGATTCGTACCCACCGTGTCCGAAGAGGACGGCGTCTACGCGGTGGACTACTCCAAGTTCGGGAACACTCAGAGGGTGCCCACTCCGACCTGCAGCGCCAAAAAACTGGATCAGGCGGGTGGCATCGCCAGGCTCAAACTCAGCGAGGGCGTCACCTTGCGGCCGTCGTTGAGACGGCGACGGGGGGCTTCGGTCCTGCGCCGATCCAGGCTCGATAGCTGCTGA